The DNA region CGTCATTGATCAACAGGGCGATATCGATCCATTCAATCACCGCCCAGACCGCGGATGCGCCCAATACCACGCCCAGGCACAGCAGCAGCCGCTGGCGCCACGTCACGTCGTCGATCAGCCAATAGCTGAGCGCGGCCGCGAACAGCGGAAAGCGGATGAAGCTTGCCGACACGCCGAAGGCGCTGCCGATATCGGCCAGGGCAAAAGGCGCGCTGGCCAGCAGCCACACCCAGAACACGAGCGCCACCTTCATCCATGGCGTCCGGAACGGTGCCGCGTCGCGCGCGATGGCCATGGCGACAAGAAACAGCAGCACCACCAGACTGAGTGCGATATCGGCCGGCGCACGCCCGACGACCAGCAGGACCGGCATCAGAACGACCAGTATCCGTGCCGCCAGCCGCATGGCATCGCAAGCGGCCTGCGCGCGGCGCGATGGTGCGGGGGGCCGGGTCGGGGCGCCGGAGGAGATATCGGGAGCCGGGGGCTGCATGATGACGACTGTCTCCGGATGCGGCGGCGTTGGGCGGAGGCTCGGTATCCGCGCAGAGCCTATCTGTCCGGCCACTTGCGTCAAGCGCCATGGCGCGGACCTGAAACCTTTCCCGGGCAATGCTTCACATCCGCGCGCGGCGCAGCTACCTTCACCCACGCCTCGTTCCTCATCGCATCGCGGATCCGCTGACCATGACCGTCCTCGTTACCGGTGTTGCCGGATTTATCGGATCGCATGTCGCCCTGTCTCTGCTCGACCGCGGCGAGGCCGTTCTGGGGATAGACGACCTGAACGACTACTACGATCCGGCATTGAAACGGGCGCGGCTGGCCCGGCTGGAGGGCAGGCGCGGCTTCAGTTTCCGCCGGATCGATATCGCCGACAGGCAGGCGGTGCAGGCCCTGGCCGGCCATATGCCCCGGATCGACCGGATCGTGCACCTGGCGGCGCAGGCCGGCGTGCGCTATTCGATTGAAGCCCCGCACAGCTATACCCGCGCCAATGTCGAAGGCCATCTGTGCCTGCTGGAACTGGCGCGTCATCTGCCCGGCCTCAGGCACATGGTCTATGCCAGCTCCTCGTCGGTCTATGGTGCCAACCAGGATCTGCCGTTTTCCGAGGCCGACCGGGTGGACACGCCGCTGTCGCTTTATGCAGCCACCAAGCGGGCAGGGGAACTGATGGCCTATACCTATGCCCATCTTTATGGGCTGCCGCTGACGGGCTTGCGCTTCTTCACCGTGTATGGCCCCTGGGGGCGGCCGGATATGTCGGCTTGGATCTTCACCCGTGCCATCCTGTCCGGCCAGCCGATCCGGGTGTTCAACCAGGGCCGGATGCAGCGCGATTTCACCTATATCGACGACATCACCAATGGTGTCGTCGCCGCACTGGACGCGCCACCCGCGGCAGGCGGCGCGCCCGGCGCGGTCAGTCACCGGGTGTTCAACCTGGGCAACAATGCGCCGGTGGCGCTCGGCGATTTCATCAGGGCGATCGAGGCAGCACTCGGCCGCGACGCCGTGAAGATCCTGGAGCCCATGCAGCCAGGCGACGTGCCGGCCACCTATGCCGACATCGCACCGGCGCACGACCTGCTGGGCTTCAGCCCGACGACACCGATCGCGACCGGCATCCCGCGTTTCGTGGACTGGTATCGCGATTACCACGGGCTCTGATCGCCGCAGGCGCGCCGAAGCGTGCCGCGCACCGGATTTCATGCTGAACGGATGCACCTCCATGTCGCCTGCTGCCGGTATCGACCCATTCCTGGCGCCGCCCTTCACAGCCGGTATTGATGATGCGGTTCTCGCCGTGGTCGGACTTGGTTATGTCGGTCTGCCGCTGGCGGTGGCGCTCGCCGCAAGCGGCCGCCGGGTGATCGGCTTCGATATCGATGCCGCGCGTGTCGGGCGGATCGCCGCCGGCCGCGATGACACCGGCGAAGTGGATGGCGGCGGGCTTTCGGCGGCACTTGCCGCCGGGTTCCGGCCGGCATCCGATCCCGATGCGCTTGCCGGCGCAGGGGTGGTGATCGTGTGCGTGCCAACGCCGATCACCGGCGACCGGCGGCCCGATCTCGGCCCCTTGCTGTCCGCCTGCGCCACGATCGGCCCGCGGCTGCGGCCGGGCAGCGTGGTGGTGTTCGAGAGCACGGTCTATCCCGGCGTCACCGAGGATGTCTGCGGTCCGGCGCTCGCGGTGGCATCCGGACTGGTCGTCGGCCGTGACCTGCTGCTGGGCTATGCGCCGGAGCGGATCAATCCCGGTGACCGTCTGCATCGGCTGGATACGATCGTCAAAGTGGTCGCGGGCCAGACACCGGCGCTCACCGATGCGCTGGCGCGGCTTTACGGTGCGCTCAATGGCGGCCAGGTTCATGTGACGCCATCGATCCGGGTGGCCGAGGCGGCGAAGGCGATCGAGAATGCGCAGCGCGACATCAACATCGCCTTCGTCAACGAGATCGCCCTGATCTTCGAGCGCATCGGCCTGTCGGTGCATGACGTGCTGGATGCGGCGCGCACCAAATGGAATTTCCTCGACTTCAAGCCGGGGCTGGTGGGCGGCCACTGCATCGGCGTCGACCCCTATTACCTCAGCCACCTGTCGCAGGCGGTCGGCCATGAGCCCGACGTCATCCTGGCAGGCCGTCGGTTGAACGATCATATGGCGGACGAGCTGGCCGACCGTATCGCGTTCCGGTTCCGCGAGGTGGCGCCCGATGTGGTGCGACCGCGGGCGTTGATTCTGGGGGTCACCTTCAAGGAAAATGTGCCGGACCTGCGGAACTCCAAGGTTCCGCAGCTGGCGGCGCGGCTTAGCCGGCACGGATTTCAGGTGGATCTGCACGATCCACTGGCAGATCGGTTGGATCTGTGCCGGCAATATGGACTTGACGTCGTGGCATGGCCTGAGAACAGCCCGGCGCGGTATGATCTGCTGGTGCTTGCGGTGGGACATCAGGTCTTCCTGCACCGCTCTCTTGATCACATTGCGGGCATGATCAAATGCCCTGGCCTTATTGCAGATATAAAGGGTGTCTGGCGGGGGATGGCGGTCGGTCCGAATCCCGCGTACTGGACACTTTGAGCCCCGCCCCGGGCGTGCAAAAACGTGTCCAATGTGGCGCATTTTGCGCTGCACAATGACGGTGTTTTTCGAGCATTGCCGATCGGCCGGCTTGTGGTAGGGTGTGGATCGCTCCACGAGGGCTATGTGTCCGGGCGTACCGTCGCGCATTGCTACGCGCTTCGCCCGCATACCAGATTGCGTGGGGCTCTTAAGCAAGAGCATCGCATCGAACAGGCTACGGGACGCAGCATGATCCTCGATAACGCTTCGCTCCGCGAATCCCTCCGTGTGAGATCACGCAGTGCTGCCCGACGTCTGGTCGGCCTGGCTCTGACGCTGGGGTTGGCGGCAGTTCTTCTGGTGGATGCACCGAATGCGAGGGCGCAGACCCTGCTTGATCTGCAAAGTCAGATTGAAGCCGCGACCCAGACGCTGCAGAATAATGTCGATGTGCGAGACGGCAGCGCCGACACTGCGCTTGATCCTGACGCCCCTGATCGTGCCGACGACGATGACGATGATGATGAGCGTAAGAAGGTCTCCGAGCAGGACGAGCAGCGCCTGGGGATGTTTGGCGATCCGTCTTCGATCGAGCGCGATTACGCGCTTCGAACCGGTCGCGCGATCTCGCAGTATGGATACCGCGTGTTCGGGCAAGGCAGTCGTGCTCCGCTGACGTCGGGTGAAATCAGCCCGGACTATGTTCTGGGCATTGGTGACGAACTGGTCGTGACGTATCGCGGCCAGATTTCCCGCACGGTCAGTGTCGTGGTCAATCGTGACGGCGACATCGTTCTGCCTGAGACGCCGCCGATCAAGGCGGTCGGCACGACCGTCGGCGACCTGCGGAGTCGCGTGAATGAGATCACCGAACGCAGCATGGTCGGCACCAGTGTCTACATCTCGGTGGGCAGCATTCGATCGATCAGTGTTGCGGTGCTGGGCGAGGTGGTGCGGCCGGGAACCCGTTCCGTCAACAGTTTCGCGACAGTGGTCGACGCACTGAACGCCGCGGGTGGCATCAGGCGCTCGGGCTCGTTGCGGCGTGTCGATCTGGTGCGGGCGGATGGCGAACGAATCCCGATCGATCTCTACAGCTATCTGGAAGGCGCGGCAGGTGCGGGAACAACCGTGCTTCGCGAAGGCGACCGTATCGTGGTTCCTCTCCTGGGACCGACGGTTGCCGTCGATGGTGATGTTGCCCGTCCGGGTATTTTTGAAACGGCGCCCGGGCGGTCGAGCATGCCCATGTCGGCGGCGATGAACATGGCGGGCGGGCCGCTTCGGCCTGCAGGCAACCGTATAATGCATGTCGCCTTCGACAATGAAGGTGTGCAGTCTGTCTCCACGGTCAGTGGTCGCAATGGCACGCTGCAGCGGGGTGAAATCCTTCAGGTGTTCATCGACCGCAACGTCGTTGGCGGAACGATTGTCGTGGAAGGTGCCGTATCAACGCCTGGTGCCCGTGCTCTGGATAGCCGGGGCAGCCTGAAGTCGCTGCTGACCAATCTCGATCTCCTGAGTGGGTCGCCCTATCTGCCGTTTGCCGTGGTCCAGACCCGTGATCCGACCACATTGCTGCCGACCTTGATACCTGTTGATCTGGTTGGGGTTCTTAGCGATGTCAGCGACATGACACTCAATTCCGGTGACCGGTTCATCGTTTTGGGGGCGGGCGATGTTTCTTTCCTCTCGTCTTCGCCAATTGCCGAAGCGTTGGCCGGAGGGGGCGTGTCGTCCTGCGGCGCGATCAACTATCTTCAAGGCGTGGCGCGTCGGACACGGGCCGACAGCTTCGTGAGTGCGCGCCAGTTCCTGGCCCAGAGCGGCACGCCCGCCAATGCGCCGTCGAGGGTTGATTGCCCCCCGGTTATCGATCAGTATCCGGCCCTTTTGCCACTGATGCTTGAAAACGTATCGGCGATCACGGGCGACGTTCGTCGTCCCGGTCTCTATCCGATCGTGCATCCGGTGCCGCTGCGTCTGCTGTTGAATGCCGCCGGTGGTCTTGGGCGGTCGGCGGACATCTCGCAGGTCGAGGTCACGCGCTACGATGCATCCGTCGGCGCAACGACCACCGACATCCGCCGTGAAGTTCTGGATCTGACCAAGATCAGCCTCGACAGCGTCGTGGTCCGGCCGGGCGATATGGTTCGCGTCGCGACGCGGGTGACGACACGCGAGAGTGGCGTGGTGGTCCTGCGGGGCGAAGTGCTTCGGCCCGGCTCATACGATATTCGTCGCGGTGACCGCTTGTCGGACCTGTTGATAAGGGCGGGAGGGCTTACGGCAGAGGCCTATCCGTTCGGCGCCATCTTTACCCGGGACCGCGTGCGCAGTCTGGAGCGCCAGGCCAATCGTCGTACGGCTGATGAGTTGCAGCGTGGCATCGTTTCTTTGCTGGCCCGCCAGGCGCAGCGTTCATCCTCTGCGGGTGTCGCTGATGCGATGGGTGTCATGCGGGAACTCGTGACGGATATTTCGTCGGTCGAGCCCTACGGACGGGTGGTTGTTGAGGCTGATCCCGCGGTATTGGGAGCGCGGCCGGAACTCGACACCGTGCTGGAAGGCGGAGACGAGATCGTCATTCCCAAGCGGCCAAACTTCGTCCTCGTTGTGGGCGAGGTTCTGAATCCCGGCGCGCAACAGTTTATCAGTGGTCGGAAGCCCGAAGATTACATTAAGTCGGCCGGTGGATCTTCGATGGATGCTGACGAGGGCCGTGCCTTCGTCGTTCTACCCAATGGGGCTGCCGAAATGTTGGCACTCAATTCATGGGGCACGACTGATGCGAGTATCCCGCCCGGCGCGATGATCGTCATTCCACGTGATTTGGCTCCGTTTGACTTCCTGGCCGTGACCGGTGACGTAACGCGCATTTTGAGTGGCCTCGCCCTCACGGCGGCGTCGCTCAGTGTCGTGAGCAGAGACTGAGGCGGACAACCTGGTGAACGGGTGGCGTAGGTGTAAGACGGCAGCCGGAGTCATACTGGCTGCCGTCGGGGTCGGTACGACGGTGTCTGCCAGCTTCGCGCAACAGGCGCCGGGTGAGTACCGGCCCTGGGAGCGGAGCGTCTTGCCCAATGTGTCTGACTATGGCGGTGTCGGCGCACTACAGACCCCCACGGCCAGATTCGGTAAAGATGGCCAGTTCCTTGCGGGGATCTCCATTGCCTCGCCGTACCACCGCTATTTCATCAACCTCCAGGCGCTGCCATGGCTGGAAGGTACGTTCCGCTATACCCGGATTACCGATCGCGCCTATAGCAATGTGGCCGGCTTCTCTGACCAGGACTATAAAGACCGAAGTGTCGACGTAAAAATCCGTCTCAGTGAAGAAGGTGAGAACTGGCCCGAAATCGCAATCGGCGCACGGGACTTGGGCGGCACAAATCTGTTTGGCAGTGAATACATCGTGGCCAGCAAGCGCTTCGGCAATGTCGACGTGACGGCAGGCTTGGGTTTCGGCGCCCTGGGGTCGCGCGCGCACTTCGACAATCCGCTGGGGCAGTTCATCGATCGGTTCAAGAATCGCGGCGACGGTGCTGACGCGGCCGGCGGCCTGGGAACGGCTTTTTTTTCGGGGCCCATGGCGCTGTTTGGCAGCCTTAGCTATCGATGGGAAGACATCCCGCTTATCAATGATGACCTGCTCTTTATAATTGAATACGATTCAAACAATTATAAGGACGATCCGGCTGCGTCAGATCTTACGCCGAAATCGCCGTTCAACGTCGGCATCACCTATCAACCGTCGAGCTGGGTCCAGCTTTCAGCCGGTTTTGAGCGGGGCGATACGGCGATGGCTCGCGTCTCCCTTTTCGCCGACTTCAACAACGGCTTTAACCCGCTGCTTGACAAGGGGGTTCCGCCTGAAATTGCGATTCGGGGTCGCAATGGACCTCAGGGACGTCCGGATGCGTTGCCCATCGAGCCGCGCCCAGCGGAGGCTGCTTGGTTGCCCGAGCTTGCGGAGGCAAGTGTGCGCGCTGCGGCGGCTGACCGCGCCCTGGAGGTGCGTCGCTTCGACGTTTCCGAGACACATGCCGAAATTGATCTGACCGGTGGCATGCCAGGCTGGGAGATGAATGATGCACTGCTTGTTGCGGCGCAGGCTGCCCGTGCTGTTCCCACCACGGTGGACATCGTGGAGGTGAGGCTTCTTGGGCAGTCTGGTCGCCGCGTGATGAGCTGGCGGCTGCCCCGAAAGGACATGGCGGCCGAGGATCTGCAGCTAGACACGACCACTGTGGATGCGCAGGACATCGCCGCACAGGCGTCGGCAGGCGTGCATATGGCACATGTTCAAACGCACCAGGATCAGAAAGAGATTGCCCTGCGTCTGTTTACGGCTGCGGCCAAGAACGACGTCGTGCTCGATCGTATGGAGATTGCCGGCGATACGGTCCGCATTCATATCGGCAACATGCCCTTCCGGAATTTCATCACGTCTGCCGGGCGCGCGGCCCGCGTCGCAACGCAGGTTATGCCCCCAGAAGTTGAGCGGTTTACGCTTGTTCTTGGTGAGGATGGGCTGGACGTCGCGGAGCTGACTGTTCTGCGGACCCATCTGGAGCGCCTGTCGAAGGATCAGAGCACTCTTGACGAGTTGTGGCATCAGATCGACATACGGCAGGCGAGGCCGCCGGGCGATGACGCGATTGTCAATGGCGACCGCTTTCCGGCCTTTGACTGGTCGATTGCGCCGCGACTGCGCCAACAGGTTGGTGGTCCTGACAACTTCTTCCTGTATCAGGTGTATCTGCGTGCGCTCGCATCGGTTCGCCCCACACCCAATACTGAAATTGACGGCTATGTTGGTTTGAACATCGTTAATAACTATGACGAATTGACGCTCGAATCAGATAGCCAACTGCCACGCGTGCGAAGCGATATTAAAGAATACCTCAAGCAGGGTGAGACCTGGATCGGTCGCCTCCAAGGTGCCTATTATGGAACTGTGGCGCCGGGAATATACGCGACGGCCTATGCCGGGCTCCTGGAAGAAATGTTCGGTGGTGTCGGCGGTGAGGTTCTCTATAAATCTGTCGGGTCGCCCTGGGCATTCGGCCTTGATGTCAACTGGGTCAAACAACGCGATTTTGACGGCATGCTCGGCTTCAGCGACTATAGCACTGTGACGGGACATCTGGGCGCATACTACGACCTGCCGTTCTGGGATCTCCACGGCTCGGTCCGCGCCGGCCGGTATCTCGCCAAAGACTGGGGCGCCACTTTTGAATTGGCGCGGGAGTTCGAAAGCGGAATCCGGGCCGGTGTGTTCGCAACGGTGACAGATGTTTCGGCCGAGGAGTTCGGTGAAGGCAGCTTCGACAAAGGCTTCTTCCTGAGCGTGCCGCTGGATCTTTATGCCACCAAGCCAACCAAGACCCGCTTCGGTATCACCTATCGCCCGGTGACCAGAGACGGCGGTCAGCAGTTGAACCGATCCAGCGCATTGATTGGGCGCGTCGACAGCTATGACGTCAACGGTGTGGCGCGCAATTGGCCGGGATTGATGGACTGAGAGCGGTTAAGGCTGGCATTAACACATTCTCAATCATATGCTGACGCCAGCCACGCGTCTGAGCATCGACGGTGGTCGGTGCAATTCCTCCCCCTTCGACGGGGTGGGGTGGAACTCTCCGTAATATCAATGACATCCCGCGCATGCGATATGCGTAGGCCGCTTGTGACATCGGCGATGCCATGGTATACGGATCAGGTACGATCGGAGCGAACGACCGCTGATGCGGCTGTGCCCGACGCCGGGTGGCGTGGGTGGCCTGTATCGCGGCCTGCAAGAGGCGACAAGACCGCTATCATGACTCCTTCTTCGGTTCCTGTTTTCATCCTCTGTGGCGGGCTTGGCACGCGCATCAAGGAAGAAACCGAATTTCGTCCCAAGCCGATGGTGCCAGTGGGCGACAAGCCCATCATCTGGCACATCATGCGGACCTATTCGCATTTCGGCTTCAAGAAATTCGTCCTCTGCATGGGTTACAAGTCGGAGGTGATTCGCAATTACTTCCTGAACTTCTATTCCATGAACAGCGACGCGACGGTCCACCTCGTCGACAACAGCGTCACTTACCATCAGATCAATCATGATTGTGATTGGGAAGTGACGCTCGCCTACACCGGCGAGAAGACGATGACGGGCGCGCGTATCGCCATGGCCTTCGATCGCTATATTGGCGATGCGGGCACCTTCGCCGTGACCTATGGCGATGGCGTGACCGATGTCGACCTTGCCGCGGAACTGGCCTTTCATCAGGCACATGGCAAAACCGGTACCGTGCTGGGCGTCAACCCGCCCTCGCGTTTCGGTGAATTCCGGATGGATGAAGACAGGCTGCTCGCCTTTGCCGAGAAGCCCGAGATCACCCATGCCTGGATCAATGGCGGCTTCTTCTTCTTCAATCGCGGCTTTCGCGATTACCTGTCGCACGACCCGGCGCTGGTGCTGGAGCAGGCCCCGCTGTCGAAGCTGGCCGCGGATGGCGGGCTGCATGTGTACAAGCACCCAGGCTTCTGGCAGTGCATGGACACCCAGCGCGACCGCGAACACCTGACCGCGCTGTGGGAACAGGGCAAGGCGCCTTGGGCGTATAGCGACGACAAGTGATCGGCATTGCGGCCGTCCGACCTGACCGGACGGCCGCAATCCGCGTATCGGCCAAGGGTGGCGCGCCGCCGTTGGCCGGCTTGCAGGCGATGGAAGCGATATGAGCAGCGAACTGCCGTTCAAGAACGTTTTTGCCGGCCGCCGGGTGCTGGTGACCGGTCATACCGGCTTCAAGGGCAGCTGGCTGTGCGCCTGGCTGTTGAAGCTTGGTGCCGAGGTGACCGGCTTCGCGCTGCCGCCGGCGACCAGCCCCTGTCATTTCGACCTGCTGGGGCTGGAAGGCCGCATGCGCCACATCGTCGGCGATCTGCGTGATCCAGCGGCGGTTTACGACGCGGTTGCCACGGCGAAGCCCGAGGTCGTCTTCCATCTGGCGGCACAGGCTCTGGTTCGCTACTCGTATGACGAGCCGATCGAGACCTTCGACACCAATGTCATGGGCACGGTCCACGTGCTGGATGCGGTCCGCCGCGTCGGTGGCGTTCAGGCGGTGATCAACATCACCTCCGACAAGGCCTATGACAATAAAGAGTGGATCTGGGGCTATCGCGAAAGCGATGCCATGGGTGGCCGCGATCCGTACAGCGCGTCGAAAGGTGCCGCCGAACTGGTCTTCCACGCCTATGCCCAGTCCTTCCTGACCCCGCTTGGCATCAAGTCGGCATCGGTGCGCGCGGGCAATGTCGTGGGTGGTGGTGATTGGGCGGCGGACCGGATCATCCCCGACTGCATCCGCGCGATCGAGCGTGGCGAGCCGGTGTTCCTGCGCAACCCGACCGCCGTGCGCCCCTGGCAGCATGTCCTGGAACCGCTCGGCGGCTACATGATGATCGCGGCGAAGCTGATGACCGGCGCGCCGCAGATCGGGACCGGCGAGGGCTGGAATTTCGGACCGTCCGCGCGCGACTGCCAGCCAGTCGTCCGTCTGGCGGAAGCGGTGGTGAAGCATTGGGGGAAGGGCGCCGTGGAAGTGGCTCCGGCCACCGATGGCGCCGCCAAGCACGAGGCGCATCTGCTGCGCCTGAATTGCGACAAGGCGAACAATATTCTGGGCTGGTGGCCGGCCTGGCGCTTCGAGGACACGATGCGCGAGACGGTCGGCTGGTACAAGGCCTGGGCCGGCGGCGCCGATGTCTGGGATCTGACACTTGAGCAGATTGCCGCTTACGAGCAGGCTGCACGCGTTGCCAATGCACCGGAGGCCGCATGAAGTTCACCCCCGCACCGATCCCTGGTGGCTTCGTCATCGATCTTGAGCCGATTGGCGACGAACGTGGCTTCTTCAGCCGCATGTTCTGTGAAACCGAGTTCGGCAAGGCGGGGCTTGAAACCCGCTTTGTGCAGATGAACGACAGCTACAGCGCCAACAAGGGCACGCTGCGCGGCCTGCATTATCAGCTGGCCCCCTCGGCCGAGGTGAAGGTGGTGCGCTGCATCCGTGGCGCCGCCTGGGATGTCATTCTGGATCTGCGTGAGGATCAGCCGACCTTCGGTCAATGGTTCGGCGCCGAGATCACCGCCGAGAACCGGCGCGCGATGTATGTGCCCCGTGGCTTTGCCCATGGCTTCATCACGCTGCGGGACGATACCGAACTGGTCTATATGGTGTCGGATTTCTACGACAAGGCGCGGGAACGTGGCGTGCGCTGGAACGATCCGCGCTTCGCCGTCGGCTGGCCGATTGAACCAACGGTGGTGTCGGCGCGCGATCAGGGCCATCCTGATTTCGATCCAGACCTTCACCTCCGCTAAGGACGTCCGGCCATGCGCATCCTGCTGACGGGCGCCAGTTCCTTCACCGGTCTCTGGTATGCCGAGGCGCTGGTTGCGGCGGGCCACCACGTGACCGCGACGCTGTATCGTGCCCGGGCCGATTATGCCGCCGATCCGCTGCGTGAGCTGCGGGTCCGGCGGCTTGAGGCGTTGGTGCCGCATCTTGCGCTGATCGAGCGGGTGACATTCGGCACCGACCGCTTCCGCTCGCTGTTCGCTGAAGCCGCCGCCGCTGGCCACCCCTTTGATGTGCTGTGCCACCATGCGGCCGATGTCCGCGACTATAAGAGCCCCGACTTCGATCCGGTGCGGGCGCTGGCCGACAATGCCCGCGGGCTGGTCGGCACGTTGAGGACAATGAAGGCTGCGGGCTGCCTGCGGCTGGTATTGACCGGGTCGGTGTTCGAGCAGCGCGAAGGGGCCGGCACCCAGCCGGCGACCGCGTTCAGCCCATACGGTCTGTCCAAGGGGCTGACGGCCGACCTCTATGCCTATTATGCGGCCCGGGAAGGCGTCACGCTTGGCAAGGTGGTGATCCCCAACCCCTTCGGGCCGTTGGAGGAGCCGCGCTTCACCGCCTATCTGATGCGCAGCTGGGCCGAAGGCAGGCGGCCCGGCGTGGCGACACCGGCCTATGTCCGCGACAACATCCATGCGGCGCTGCTGGCGGCGGCCTATGCCGACTTCGTCGGCCGGATCCCCGTGGACGGGGGCTTCCATGTCAGCCGCCCGAGTGGCTATGTCGAAAGTCAGGGCGACTTCGCCCGCAGATTCGCGCGCGAGATGCAGGCCCGGCTTTTGATCGCGTGCCCGCTGGATCTGGCCCGTCAGACCGATTTTCCGGAACCGCCGATCCGGATCAACACGGATCGGGTGGATGCCGACCGGCTGGGGTGGGACGAGGCCGCCGCCTGGGATGCGATTGCCGATTTTTATGCCGAGCGCCTGAACCTGCCTCGCCGCGGGGCTGCCACAGAGGGAGACCGGCCATGAGCCAGAGCCTGCCTGAGACCGTGATCCGCGAAGCGGCCCCCTGGATCGCCGAGGGCCGTGCCCCGACCATCGGCGTCGCCGTGATCACCTATACCGCCAAGAAGATGCTGCCGCACTGCCTGCCACCGCTGCTGGCTTCGCCCCTGAAGCCGCGGGTTCTTGTGATGAACTCGTCGTCCAATGACGGAACGGTGGAAATGGCGGAAGAGATGGGCGCCGAAACCCTGGTGGTGCCGCGCCGGTCATTCAATCATGGCATGACCCGTGAACGTGCGCGTCAGGCACTGGGCACCGACATTGTGGTGATGATCACGCCCGACGCCTATGCGACATCGCCCGACATGATCGGCCATCTTGTCCAGCCGATCATCGACGGCCGCGCGGCGGTGACCTATGCCCGTCAGATCCCACATCATGGTGCCGGCTTCTTCGAAGGCTTTGCACGCGACTTCAACTACCCCCCCGAGAGCCACATCCGCAGCTATGATGAGAAGGCGAAATGGGGCAGCTTCCTCTATTTCTGCTCCGACAGCTGTGCGGCCTGGTCCAACCCGGCGCTGGAGGCGATCGGCGGCATCGGCCCGACATTGACCATGGAAGATGCGATCAACGCCGCCAAGATGCTGAGGCGCGGTCACCGCATCGCCTATGTCGCCGAGGCGGTGGTGCATCATTCGCACACCTACAGCCTGGAACAGGAATTCCGGCGCATGTTCGATGTGGGCTATGAGCGCCGGCGCCAGAAGGATCTGCTGCTTGACGGTGTGCGCGACGAGAAGCGCGGCGGCAGCTATGTGAAGGCGATGCTGGGCAAGCTGATGCGCGAAAAGCCACAGCTTGTTCCCTATGCGATCCTTCAGACTGGTGCCAAATATCTGGGCTACAAGATCGGCTTTAACGCCCACCGGCTGCCGCGCTCGTGGATCCCCAGGATCAGCGGGCAGGATTTCTATTGGACCAGCGAGGCCTTCGATCTGCGCGAGGGCCGCGAATGGGGCACGGCCAGCCCGCGTACCGCCGGCTGACGATATTTGAAGCGGGCCGCCTTTCGGGCGGCCCTTCCCGGAGACAGACATGGGTTCGACGGTAGCGATCATCCCCGCACGCGGGGGATCGAAGGGCATCCCGCGCAA from Tistrella bauzanensis includes:
- a CDS encoding NAD-dependent epimerase/dehydratase family protein, giving the protein MTVLVTGVAGFIGSHVALSLLDRGEAVLGIDDLNDYYDPALKRARLARLEGRRGFSFRRIDIADRQAVQALAGHMPRIDRIVHLAAQAGVRYSIEAPHSYTRANVEGHLCLLELARHLPGLRHMVYASSSSVYGANQDLPFSEADRVDTPLSLYAATKRAGELMAYTYAHLYGLPLTGLRFFTVYGPWGRPDMSAWIFTRAILSGQPIRVFNQGRMQRDFTYIDDITNGVVAALDAPPAAGGAPGAVSHRVFNLGNNAPVALGDFIRAIEAALGRDAVKILEPMQPGDVPATYADIAPAHDLLGFSPTTPIATGIPRFVDWYRDYHGL
- a CDS encoding nucleotide sugar dehydrogenase; this encodes MSPAAGIDPFLAPPFTAGIDDAVLAVVGLGYVGLPLAVALAASGRRVIGFDIDAARVGRIAAGRDDTGEVDGGGLSAALAAGFRPASDPDALAGAGVVIVCVPTPITGDRRPDLGPLLSACATIGPRLRPGSVVVFESTVYPGVTEDVCGPALAVASGLVVGRDLLLGYAPERINPGDRLHRLDTIVKVVAGQTPALTDALARLYGALNGGQVHVTPSIRVAEAAKAIENAQRDINIAFVNEIALIFERIGLSVHDVLDAARTKWNFLDFKPGLVGGHCIGVDPYYLSHLSQAVGHEPDVILAGRRLNDHMADELADRIAFRFREVAPDVVRPRALILGVTFKENVPDLRNSKVPQLAARLSRHGFQVDLHDPLADRLDLCRQYGLDVVAWPENSPARYDLLVLAVGHQVFLHRSLDHIAGMIKCPGLIADIKGVWRGMAVGPNPAYWTL
- a CDS encoding SLBB domain-containing protein, with translation MILDNASLRESLRVRSRSAARRLVGLALTLGLAAVLLVDAPNARAQTLLDLQSQIEAATQTLQNNVDVRDGSADTALDPDAPDRADDDDDDDERKKVSEQDEQRLGMFGDPSSIERDYALRTGRAISQYGYRVFGQGSRAPLTSGEISPDYVLGIGDELVVTYRGQISRTVSVVVNRDGDIVLPETPPIKAVGTTVGDLRSRVNEITERSMVGTSVYISVGSIRSISVAVLGEVVRPGTRSVNSFATVVDALNAAGGIRRSGSLRRVDLVRADGERIPIDLYSYLEGAAGAGTTVLREGDRIVVPLLGPTVAVDGDVARPGIFETAPGRSSMPMSAAMNMAGGPLRPAGNRIMHVAFDNEGVQSVSTVSGRNGTLQRGEILQVFIDRNVVGGTIVVEGAVSTPGARALDSRGSLKSLLTNLDLLSGSPYLPFAVVQTRDPTTLLPTLIPVDLVGVLSDVSDMTLNSGDRFIVLGAGDVSFLSSSPIAEALAGGGVSSCGAINYLQGVARRTRADSFVSARQFLAQSGTPANAPSRVDCPPVIDQYPALLPLMLENVSAITGDVRRPGLYPIVHPVPLRLLLNAAGGLGRSADISQVEVTRYDASVGATTTDIRREVLDLTKISLDSVVVRPGDMVRVATRVTTRESGVVVLRGEVLRPGSYDIRRGDRLSDLLIRAGGLTAEAYPFGAIFTRDRVRSLERQANRRTADELQRGIVSLLARQAQRSSSAGVADAMGVMRELVTDISSVEPYGRVVVEADPAVLGARPELDTVLEGGDEIVIPKRPNFVLVVGEVLNPGAQQFISGRKPEDYIKSAGGSSMDADEGRAFVVLPNGAAEMLALNSWGTTDASIPPGAMIVIPRDLAPFDFLAVTGDVTRILSGLALTAASLSVVSRD